The stretch of DNA CCTCCTATCGCGTCCCTACGCTGCCTTGAGAATGGCGTACAGAGTAGCGCGACTGATGCCGTTGTCCTTTGCCAGCTTGGCCTTGTTCACGCCGGACATCGCTGCTTCCTTGCGTACCTTCTCTTGCGTGGCCTTATCCAGCTTGGCAGTGCGCCCCATGTGCTTGCCTGCTGCTCTGGCCTTGGCCTGACCTTCTACGCGACGTTCGTTGATCATCGCCAGTTCAAAGGCAGACACAGCGCCCAGCATGGTCAGTAGCATCTTGTTCATAGGGTTCTCTTTGTCGCCAGTGAAGGTAAGTTGTTCCTTGCTGAACTTGATGGTAACGCCCTTGTCGGTCAACTGTTGCACCAGTGCCAGCAGATCGGCAGTGTTGCGGGCCAGTCGGCTAATCTCATGCACCACGACGGTATCACCCTCGCGTACGTGCGACAGCATCGCTTGCAGGGCAGGACGGTTGGTGTCACCGCCGCTGCACTTGTCCGTGAACACCTTGTCCAGCGTCACACCGTCCAACTGGCGCACTGTGTTCTGACCTACCGAGCTAACCCGTACATAACCTACCGTCTGACCCTTGCTCATACATGCTCCGTGTGTGAATGTGTATGAGAAGTCTATAGAGCTTCATGGAATGTGTCAAGAAACACCTCGTTGCATACTTGTTGGACACGGTGATATGCGGGTTTGCAGGGCGATAGAGGTAGTGCGTGGAAAGTATGCCTTGTTGGACAGCGCTCTGCTCTGCACAGACTGGCAGGAAAGGCAAGCGCTCAGGTTCACTGCGATGGTAGGTGCTACGTGGGTCGGGCCTGCGCTATTGCTGCACTGGGCAGGTCGGTCATACAGTCGGCCTGTCATCAACCCGGTGACGTAGACAAGGAGGAATCATGAGTCTGGATGAACTGTCCAAGCTGGCTGAACAAGTGCGGCCTATCCTGATAGTCGTGCTGCTGACAGTGCAGATCGTGCATACGATACGCTGGCCGTAGAAACGACAAAGGCCGGGACCAACCTGTGAGGGTCAGTTCCGGCCTTGCTGGGTGCTACTGGGTTAGATCGTCGCTACCGGCTGGTAGGCTGGCACAACGAGGTTGCGCAAGTGCTTGACGGCTTCCTTCCACACCCTACGAGCCTTACGGAACTGTTCGCGGGTGGGGCGCTCGTCGCCTTCCAAGTCGCTCAATTCCTGCTTGGTTTGTGCTACGCAACGCTTCGCAATGCGAAGGTCGAAGTATGCTGGGTTGAAAGCCCGTTGTGCCACGAAGTCAGCGAGGTCTTTCACTTCAATCACTTCCAGCGGAACGTCGGGGTACAACATGAACTCATGTGCTGAGTCGAAATCGACAACAGCAATGGCCCCCAGTTCTTGCAGTTGACCGTCATACATGCCGTCAACGATTTCTGGGGCATAAGCAGCATAGGCGTCAATACCAGCGTGAAAGAAAATCGCCGGGGTGTCATCTTCGGGGAACGGGTCTTCGCAGCCAAAGTCCGTCATTACGGTTGCTGGGTCAACAGAGGTAAAGCCCAGATTGGCGAAGATAGTGGCGATAGCAGGGGTGAGGTGTTTACTCATGTTTGATTCTCCTAGTTGGGTTGAAAGCGCCCGTACCGACGTGCTTAGGCCCACAGTGGACTGCGCAAGGTTCAGTTGTGTACGGGGCGTGGGATGGGTACAGCGGTGCCGGGAAGCTGGCAGAAGCAGGCAGGATGAAGCGGGGAGCTACAGGACTGGCAAGCGTCGATACTGCGGTGTTGCTGCATCGATGAAGTCATTCTAAATGACAAGATTGCGTAAAGCAACACCACCATCAAAATAAATCTTGACTTAAGTAGGTAAGTATGTAAGTAAGGTCTCTGTTGGCATATGCAGTGGTCTAGAGTACAAATTTAACTAGATGTAGTGGGTACCATCTTGTGTGTTGATGAGTGCATGCGTGTTGCTGTTGAGCTACACTGGGCGGTGAGCGAGTGAGTGGACTGTCTGTGCATGCCACAAGCCACGTAGTGCTGTGGGTACGCCAAGGGTGTTGAATTGGTCGGCAATCTCACTGAAAGTCATACCCGCTTGTCGCAGTCGCTCGATCACCGGACGGAAGCGTTTAGTGCGGGCTGCGGCAATGGCCTTGACGGCTGCTGCTCCCTTGGCTTGCGCTTCTTTCAGGTTGGTACGATTGCCGAACACTGAGCCTCGCTCCTTGGCTTTCTCAAGCCCGATTTTGATAAGGGTGGCGTGGTTGGTTTCGTCGTCCAAGCTGTGCGCTACCTCGTGATGGCGCTGGCAGAGCGTAACCAGATTGTCAGGGTCATCGCTCCCGCCCAATGAGCGAGGTTTGACGTGGTGCAGGTGCAGGTCAGTAGTTTCATCGCACAACATGCACTTTGATGCGCGCTTTACCTTGCGTACTCGTTTGTTCGTTGCTGCCATTACTGTCCGCCTCCCTGCGCCTTGTCGGCCGAGTGGATGAGTGAGGCGATGATGTCGCTGCCGGTGCGACGCTTGGCCTTGCTAAGCCCGTTCAGAGCGCTCCAAGTGGCAGGCGATAGCATGATGATGCCTCGCTCAAGTGGGCCTGTGTCGCCTTGAATCTCGCGGTGCTGCGGTTGTGGTGGGTGGATTGGGGCGTACTTCTTAAACATTCGACACTCCCTTGCTCACGTACTTGGGCAGGTGTTTGCTTACGATTGCACCATAGCTGGCCTGCGCCTGCGCTTGCTTGTCTACTGGCGCTGCGGCTTTCGGTGCTACTTGTGGCGTGGCCTTCGCCATCGTTGCCCGGTAGGCTGCAATGGTTGCGTCGGCACGAGCGATTACTGTTTTGGTGATGTTCTTCATGTTCAGTCCGGTTGCGAAGCGTGGAAGAAGTCAGCGTCGAGTACGAGGTTTTCAATTACCTTGCTTACGCTGGTGTCGTAGGAGTTGCACAGACGCTGTACGGCCTCCCATGAACTGGCTTTCATGTAAATCTTCCGCTTCGCAAGCACGACCCCTGAATCAAGGTAGGCGGGGCGGGTTGTTGGTCGGTGGTATTGCTCAGGCGCACCTTGCGCGCCAAGGTCTAATTTCATCTTCGATTCCTTTATGTTTGGCCTGCACGCAGACGTGACAATCCAGCCGGATTGACGGGAGCGGCTGCGGCAGGTGGTTGATTGGTGATGCAGTGGGCAGGACGCCCAGGAGTGCCCGAAGGCGGTAGAAGCGGAGCTTAAATTTTCTTTTGTTGTTCTTTGAGCTTGCGAATGACCTTCTCTTGGTCTGCAATCTGCACATCAAACGCAGCCTTGCGATTTTGGCGCTCGATGGCTTCAGCGGTGTGAAGTGCTGCCTTCGCGGCGTCCCGCTGGCTTGCTGCCTCGGCCAGATCGGTGTACAGCTTGATGGTTGCTTCCGCAGCATTAACGGCATGCTGATCGGGTGCGCCAAGTGTGAGATTGATCGATGCTTGGCCGTTTAAGTAGGTGGTAGGCGGTTCGCCTGTGAACACGTAACCCTGACGGATCA from Duganella dendranthematis encodes:
- a CDS encoding HNH endonuclease; this translates as MAATNKRVRKVKRASKCMLCDETTDLHLHHVKPRSLGGSDDPDNLVTLCQRHHEVAHSLDDETNHATLIKIGLEKAKERGSVFGNRTNLKEAQAKGAAAVKAIAAARTKRFRPVIERLRQAGMTFSEIADQFNTLGVPTALRGLWHAQTVHSLAHRPV
- a CDS encoding recombinase family protein, which codes for MRQLDGVTLDKVFTDKCSGGDTNRPALQAMLSHVREGDTVVVHEISRLARNTADLLALVQQLTDKGVTIKFSKEQLTFTGDKENPMNKMLLTMLGAVSAFELAMINERRVEGQAKARAAGKHMGRTAKLDKATQEKVRKEAAMSGVNKAKLAKDNGISRATLYAILKAA